A single window of Neisseria chenwenguii DNA harbors:
- a CDS encoding efflux RND transporter periplasmic adaptor subunit gives MAKKIKWVVGAVVLAGLCYGAWSYFQPKDTVNYLTEPVGRKDLKQTVTATGEISADKLIQVGAEASGQIKKLHVKIGQQVKKGDLIAEIDSRTQTNTLNTKRAELDTFQAKLRSQQIALKSAQTQYKREKALWAEDATSKENLETAENNLAAAKASLEEIRSSIKQTQISINTAEKELGDTKITAPSDGTVVAIPVEEGQSVNAVQSTPTIVQLADLSVMLNKMQIAEGDISKVKAGMPVSFTVLSDSDKVRTGKLDSVDPGLTTMSQGSYTTSTDTTSTAIYYYARALVPNEDRSLHIGMTTENTITVNEAKNVLTVPVLAVKPKNGKRFVRVLGNKNKPVEKEIGVGLSDGTNIQVTKGLAEGEKVIVSEADANAKSNNMRGDPGGPPM, from the coding sequence ATGGCAAAAAAAATCAAATGGGTAGTCGGCGCCGTCGTTTTGGCGGGGCTGTGCTACGGAGCTTGGAGTTATTTCCAGCCGAAAGACACCGTAAACTATCTGACCGAACCGGTCGGACGCAAAGATTTGAAGCAGACGGTAACGGCAACGGGCGAAATTTCCGCCGACAAACTGATTCAGGTCGGTGCGGAAGCGTCGGGACAGATTAAAAAGCTGCACGTCAAAATCGGCCAGCAGGTGAAAAAAGGCGATTTGATTGCCGAAATCGACTCGCGTACGCAAACCAACACCCTCAACACCAAACGCGCCGAGCTGGATACTTTCCAAGCCAAACTCAGATCGCAGCAAATCGCGCTGAAATCCGCGCAAACCCAGTATAAACGCGAAAAAGCTCTGTGGGCGGAAGATGCGACTTCTAAGGAAAATCTGGAAACGGCGGAAAACAATCTGGCCGCCGCCAAAGCGTCGCTGGAAGAAATCCGGTCGTCCATTAAGCAGACGCAGATTTCCATCAATACCGCCGAAAAAGAATTGGGCGACACTAAAATCACCGCGCCTTCAGACGGCACGGTCGTGGCGATTCCCGTTGAAGAAGGCCAGTCGGTCAACGCCGTGCAGAGTACGCCGACCATCGTCCAGCTTGCCGATTTGAGTGTGATGCTGAACAAAATGCAGATTGCCGAAGGCGACATCAGCAAAGTCAAAGCGGGAATGCCGGTTTCGTTTACCGTGTTGTCCGATTCCGACAAAGTGCGTACCGGCAAGCTCGATTCCGTCGATCCCGGCCTGACCACCATGTCGCAGGGCAGCTACACCACTTCCACCGACACCACTTCCACCGCCATCTACTACTACGCGCGCGCGCTCGTTCCCAATGAAGACCGCTCGCTGCACATCGGCATGACCACGGAAAACACCATTACCGTCAATGAAGCGAAAAACGTGCTGACCGTGCCCGTATTGGCGGTGAAACCGAAAAACGGCAAACGCTTCGTGCGCGTGCTCGGCAACAAAAACAAGCCGGTTGAAAAAGAAATCGGCGTCGGCTTGAGCGACGGCACCAACATCCAAGTGACCAAAGGCTTGGCAGAAGGCGAGAAAGTGATTGTTTCCGAAGCCGATGCCAATGCCAAATCCAACAATATGCGGGGCGACCCGGGCGGCCCGCCGATGTAA
- a CDS encoding type IV pilin protein: protein MKHPQRGFTLIEMLIVITILAILATIAYPIYTEQVRQSRLSNVRATLVKNAQMLERYYAQKHTFEGFSPSSLAQNDHFDISFGKPDTNNTKNSIKVDPTAAGFVLRAEPKNKDEPCTVYLNDSGLFWAVSSDDTKACPGYDKLSD, encoded by the coding sequence ATGAAACACCCCCAACGCGGCTTTACGCTGATTGAAATGCTCATCGTCATCACCATCCTGGCCATTCTCGCCACCATCGCCTACCCGATTTACACCGAACAAGTCCGCCAGTCGCGCCTGTCTAACGTGCGCGCCACGCTGGTGAAAAACGCGCAAATGCTGGAGCGGTATTATGCGCAGAAACATACGTTTGAGGGATTTTCTCCGTCTTCTTTAGCGCAGAATGATCATTTTGATATTTCGTTTGGTAAGCCTGATACAAACAATACAAAAAACTCGATTAAGGTCGATCCAACGGCGGCAGGTTTCGTTTTGCGGGCTGAGCCGAAGAATAAAGATGAACCCTGTACCGTTTATCTCAATGACAGCGGACTTTTCTGGGCGGTCAGTTCGGATGATACTAAAGCCTGCCCGGGTTACGACAAACTCAGTGATTAA